CACAAAAAGGTGGTCCAGCAGCTACCATGCAATCAGCAGCTAATCTTAACGTGAGTGCTGGTCTAGTTCAACCTGGTGATGTTACTGATGTTGCAGCTCGAGAGGGTGTTACGGTTACTGGGACGGCAGTTCCTGGAGCTAATATCATCACTGAATCAGTTGCTGGCCAGGTAACGTTGTAGTAGTACTTATTACTAGTGGTAACTAATTTCATCTCAATATATTGGGTGCTATTCCGTTTCTAAATTTTTGTATGGAATACTATGCTATATATCTATACTATAACCTTGCACAACATGGAGTTAGCAAGAAATTACAGAACTTGTTACATGATTTTATTTGTCTTTTTAGCAATAAATCAGTAGTTAAAGTTTTGATCCGAAGTATTCttgtcattttagaaaatcaatCTTTAATTATTACTCCAAGAAAGcataaaattattaattaatcaaGGAAGAGAGAAGGATAATCTAGACAAATATTCATATGATTAATGTTCTACTATTAAATACTTCCCCTGGTCCAAGAAGGATTTAGTCTAAATAACCTTTAATTGAATTTGCATTTTAGTAAGTTTATAACTAAGTGCATATCTAGTATGGAAGTATATAGTAATACGATATAGTATTATGTACATATCAAATTTCATTAAAGAAATAGCAAAAGTACGCATAGGAAATTCTAATTTAGAGAAGACTTTTTCGGAATGCGAAAATAAGGGTGAATAtatttaaaacattttaaacCAAAATGAAATTATAACAACACCAAAATGTTATGAAATTTAAGTTATGTACCgtaacatgtcatagcatagcaggTTACTTTTTGTCATTTGTTTTAGGTAGCTACATTACTATTGATGATTATTAACTGATCCAATTGGGTAATTATTTTTGATCCCTCGTCAACACACATCAAACTTAAACTTGTTATTTTATTCTTATGGTTATCGCCGTCCTCGTTTGGTGCCACGAAGGCCAACGAAAGAAATTAATTGCTGTTTCTAATTACTTGACCAGATTTATCTACTGGTGTTGATATACAGGTAGTTGGACAATACATCCAACCAACTGGAGGGGCGACTCAAGGTGGTGCTGTTGCCACAGGACAGCAACAAGGGGTAACTGGAGGCGATGGCGGTGGTGGAGGACGGCAACAaggaggtggtggtggaggCGCCGGAGCGATCACGATAGGACAAGCTCTTGAAGCGACTGCACAAACAATACCGGCCAAGCCAGTGGATCAGTGCGATGCAGCAGCAATCCAAGCAGCTGAAATACGAGCAACAGGCAGTAATGTTATCACTCCTGGCGGGGTCGCAGCCACTGCTCAGTCGGCTGCGGCCTATAATGAAACTATGATGAGAGATGAGGACAAAGTTAAGCTCGGAGATGTCTTGTCGGTAAGTAATTAAATACTcccagctttttttttttaccgacTGTACGTTATTTAACTTTTTGTTACTTCCGTTTTAGGGATTTAAACATCTTGCCGTCATAATAGATTGTTTGAACTTGcctgtgtatatttggtgtatATTACTCTGCCTAAGGCTAAAAATAATAGATTGTTTGAACTTGCCTTTGTATATTTGGTGTATATTACTCTGCCTAAGGCTAAAGATATTTACCCGCGTATTGCCTAGGCTAAATTTTTTATGACGACTTATATGGTGCTTTCATATTATGACGACTTGCATGCATACAGAGTGCTACTACGGTGTTGCCAGCGGATAAGCCAGCGACGAGGCAGGATGCAGAAGGAGTGGTGGGGGCGGAGATACGCAACAGACAAGACATGTCCACCACTCCTGGGGGGGTCGCTGCTTCTGTGACTGTAGCTGCCAGGATGAATGAAAGGAGTCAACAGCAATCTTAATTTCCTAAACTGGAATCTATAGGAATAGTTGGTTTACCTTCCCCTTAAAGGCTATAATATCTATGTGTTGTGCTTTACCGAGTCTTTTTGTTGTGTTGGGATTGCCTCGAGACTTGTAAGCAGCCAACACACTTCTGGTTGAATGTTTGCTCTAGCCATGTATAATAGTAGTCAGTTGAAGTCAAAGAAATGTTTGAGCTTGTTTCTTAAGACCGTGCAACCACTATGGTTAATTAGGTTGGCTTCTCAAACAGTCTTGATAAAAATATCAAGTAACATGTACCTTTTCTAGCTTTGTCCAGTTCCTCATTCCTATTTAGTGGATATGCCTCTATATATTCTGTTACTTTTGAAAGCAGAGTTATGGAGCCAGCTTTATTTTTATCTCAAGTCCGTGGGAGACGCACCTGTCTAACGACCTAGAAAGACAAATATGTCATACTTGCCTGATTATGCCCTGTTTTACTCAAATATAGTTCAGATCGATCCTCCAATGTACCACATTTCCAACAGATGAAGATAGATTGCTCATGCTActttttagccaaaaaaaaaaaatctgtttaCAAGGAGATTAGAGAATATGAAGGTGCTGCGCCCTATGCTATAAAGACAAATTTCTGCACCATATATCCTAAATGTTAGGGACTAGGGTTGGTTAGCTCATCTATTCACATACATCAGAATTTCCTGTTTGTATTGTGTTCCCTATGGATCATAATTTGGTAAAACAAAATGTGGATTCCATTATCTTTTAATATACTCTCAGATGACTTGTTATTGTGACTTGTGAGTAAAACACAGCGGATGCGTGTTTCCAAATCACTATATTGTGGTACAAATATGAAACTGCACCCCTTTTTACATTTCTTTTCCTAGTAATCTAGGATGAGTTCTCCTTGGTTTGTTTTTCAGATGAATCCTTCAGCTTCATGAATCTCTTTTCCTGTGCTAATCTCTAAGACTAAAGACTTTTTTCTTCACTTGGGAAGGGAGGAATCTTTCTTGTCTACTTTTTCTTTGAGTTTCCGCTCCAATTTGGGAACTCTCGTAAGTGTTGCTTATTTCTGAAACTACATTAAACGAACCCTTTTCGGCTCTTCGTGTATTCATAAACAGAGAAGCACCAATATTATTCCAATTGAAATGAGCTACTATGCCTTGCAACCAATGATCTTTTTTACATGCTTTTATAGATTAGCATCTACAATACATAAAATAGTGATATGACAGAAGCATAAAATCGACTAACCTCTATTGTCACTTTTCTTGCATCTAACTAGTTGCCTTATCTCAGGCAAGTGTCATAACCATGTTAGGATTACCGGGTCAATAAATATGATACGTAGCTGTGTCAGCAGCTTTACAATTGTAGCTTTGACCTGTATGGGTAGAGATCAAATCCCTTACCTGGTCTCTCACTTGATCTCTCATGATATCGCTAAATAACTTGATAACTATATTCCCTTGCATACATATCTGGTTCTTTGTACCTagttgtcaaatcatcaaaacaatacaaaTCACAGCATAACTTATCACATTATATTGCTGGAGTTTGACATCTACCTATGTTGAGGTGTGCGTTCTCTCGAATGTGTTGTTGTCAAATTGTCTAAGTAGGCATTTGGGCATTTCAAATCAGCATTTATTTATGCAATTTGCACAAAATCTTaacttcaacttcatatcatgatttcaaattttttaaaatgaaaacttgactcataagttatatttagtaacaaaaAATCcgtaagttggtagatatatttactaATCATTTATATTAAAAGATCTGCAATTTGATAGTATATTAAGAGACTGTCCATATCATGTCGGAGAAtcatattaaaaaatagttatgctacaactcatgttcaatttttttttattgaattaaagTTCGATCAGTTGatgttttatttttcaaaaaatcctTCTAggagcgtattaattttattataaactatgatttgctTATTTGGTAAAACTGAACATAagaattgaaattttttgatGAGTTTCACAACTTCGggcatgtccaaacggctcctaaagCTATCTCAAAAGTGATCTTGACAAAATATGGACAGAAAACCAACCAAATCAAAAAACATCATGCCTTCTGCCAGCATATTGCCAAATAGT
This portion of the Lycium ferocissimum isolate CSIRO_LF1 chromosome 1, AGI_CSIRO_Lferr_CH_V1, whole genome shotgun sequence genome encodes:
- the LOC132047200 gene encoding late embryogenesis abundant protein D-34-like; the protein is MSQEQPRRQQGQGEQDPIKYGDVFGVSGELGEKAVKPEDAAMMQSAETAVLGKTQKGGPAATMQSAANLNVSAGLVQPGDVTDVAAREGVTVTGTAVPGANIITESVAGQVVGQYIQPTGGATQGGAVATGQQQGVTGGDGGGGGRQQGGGGGGAGAITIGQALEATAQTIPAKPVDQCDAAAIQAAEIRATGSNVITPGGVAATAQSAAAYNETMMRDEDKVKLGDVLSSATTVLPADKPATRQDAEGVVGAEIRNRQDMSTTPGGVAASVTVAARMNERSQQQS